In Sporomusaceae bacterium FL31, one genomic interval encodes:
- a CDS encoding alkaline phosphatase, whose translation MDLTNVVTLIEQNGYWAIFLGMLLEGLCLPIPAELVLGFAGFLVSQHKLLFLGSILAGWLGSLVGSVLIYFAARKYGCGLLYKYGRLCGLSHERIDYVSQFFHKYGPIMIIPWRQLPVVRNKISVVAGLTRLPFPTFLLYIVIGTGLWSALGISLGWYLGANWQILINMLTGVSKWMMVAGIMLICSAAVFLYGRYLKTK comes from the coding sequence ATGGATTTGACAAATGTTGTGACTTTGATTGAGCAAAATGGTTATTGGGCCATATTCCTGGGGATGCTGCTTGAAGGCTTGTGCCTGCCCATTCCTGCTGAGTTAGTACTTGGTTTTGCTGGTTTCTTAGTATCCCAGCACAAGCTTTTATTTCTCGGAAGCATCCTTGCCGGCTGGCTGGGATCGTTAGTCGGCTCAGTGCTTATTTATTTTGCTGCCCGTAAATATGGCTGCGGTCTTCTGTATAAATACGGTCGTTTATGCGGCCTTAGTCATGAAAGAATTGACTATGTATCACAATTCTTCCACAAATACGGTCCAATCATGATCATCCCATGGCGTCAATTACCGGTTGTCCGCAATAAAATCAGTGTTGTTGCCGGACTCACCAGACTGCCTTTCCCTACTTTCCTGCTTTATATCGTCATCGGAACAGGTCTGTGGTCAGCCCTGGGCATCAGTCTGGGTTGGTATCTAGGTGCAAACTGGCAAATTCTGATTAACATGCTAACCGGCGTAAGCAAATGGATGATGGTGGCTGGCATCATGCTAATCTGCTCTGCAGCAGTATTCCTATATGGCCGATACCTTAAAACGAAATAA